The sequence CATACGAAGTGTTTGTAAATAATCATTCATATCGTATGTAAGGAGAGGATTATGGTTCGCCGAACCCGCGCTGAGATGGAAGAGACAAGAGCTACATTGTTAGCAACTGCCCGTAAGGTTTTTTGCGAATATGGCTACGCTGAAACCTCGATGGATGACCTGACTGCGCAAGCAGGGCTGACCCGTGGTGCGCTTTATCATCATTTTGGTGACAAAAAAGGATTGCTGACGGCAGTTGTGGAGCAGATCGATGAAGAGATGGATCAACGCCTACAGGGGATTTCCAGTAATGCAGCGGATCCGTGGGAGGGTTTTTGCAATCGCTGTCGGGCTTACCTCGAGATGGCGCTGGAACCTGAATTTCAGCGCATTGTGTTGCGTGATGCAAAAGCGGTACTGGGCGGTTCTTCACCTGAATCGCAACGTTATTGCGTGGAATCCATGCGGTGTCTGATTCGCAATCTGATTCAGCACGGTGTCGTTGATGACGTCGATCCGGAGGGATTGGCTTCGCTGATTTACGGTAGCCTGGCAGAAGCGGCATTCTGGATTGCCGAAGGTGATGAAAGCGAGACGCGGCTGACAAAAGCCATTACCGCGCTGAACCTGCTACTTCGCGGATTGCGATGTACTGACTGACATTCATGTCGATACTCGCTGGTAGGGGTGTCCACTACAGGCACTTGGCTTCCTGGCAGTATAGAGGGCGGCTATCAGCGAAAAGCGGATATAATTAGCAGCCTTGGAGCTCAAATTCCTATGGTTCTCTAAAGATAATGGCGGATATCATTATCAAAATTTATTATAAAACATGGAGTAAGACTAATGAGTATCAATGTAAGAACAGCTCAACTTTCTGATATTGATGGTATGTTCGAAGTGAGAACATCGGTAATCGAGAATCATCTGAGTCGTGAAGAAATGCGGCAGATGGGGATTACCGAAATCGTCGTGGCCGATATGATTGAGAAGAATCATTGCGCATGGGTTGCGACTGAAAACGACAAAATCATCGGTTTTACAATGATTTTACCGGATGAAGGTTGTCTTTTTGCAGCCTTTGTTCTCCCGGCATATGAAGGCAGAGGTGTAGGTCGCAGGCTTGTTTTGCTAGCTGAGCAGGAATTATTCAAACATCATGAGATTGCTTGGCTGGAAACCGATAAAAATAGTCGCGCGGCGAAATTCTACATGCAACTGGGCTGGGGCAATGAAACAAATATTAACGGCACTGATATCAAATTAGAAAAACATCGCGGTATTTAAACAAATTCAACTTCCATCAATGTCCGCTTATGGCTGTGAGTTCAACTGATGGACGCAACACACTTATTGAACCGTTCTGCGGGTGATTCATAGTCTAGCGTTTTTCTCGGTCTTTCGTTGAGCTGTCTGGCAACGCTGTTCAGTCTCTGCTGACTGTGAACCGATAAGTCAGTTCCCTTTGGAAAATATTGTCTGAGCAACCTGTTCGTATTTTCATTTGAGCCACGTTGCCAGGGAGATTGAGGATCACAGAAGTAAATCTGGATGTCTGTTGCTACAGTAAACCGGGTGTGGCTGGTCATTTCAGCTCCCCGATCCCAGGTTAATGTTTTATAAAGCTCAACAGGCAATTCCCGGGCTTGTCTGATGAGTGCAGATATAACCGTTATGGTCTTGTTGTCCCTGATTTTGGTCAACATAACAAAGCGGGAATGGCGTTCTACAAGGGTGACGATATAGGAGTTTTTCGAGCCCTGGATCAGATCACCTTCCCAGTGACCAGGTATGGCTCTGTCTGCGGCTTCCGGTGGCCTTTCGCTGATAGGTATCGCATTCGGGATTTTCCCTAATCCTTTCCCTTTAAGTGATGACGTTCGGGATCTACGAACCGCTCTTCCGCTTCTGAGGCATTGCTGCAGCTCTTTTTTTAATGCCCCCCGGGTTTGTATAAAAAGCGTTTTATAAATCGTTTCGTGTGACACATGCATTTCCTGATTATCCGGATAACAGCGTTTCAGCCAACCGGCGATCTGTTCCGGCGACCAGTCCTGATGCATCTTCTCTGCAATGATTTTACACAATGTGGGGCTTTCAATTAGCTTGCAAGGTTTTGGTCTCAGAGCATTTTCCCACGCAGCAGTATCGGCTTTTGCTGCACGGTATTGCCTGGCACCTCCATGCCTCCTGACCTCGCGGCTAATTGTTGAGGGTGCTCTTGATAATTTGGCAGCGATGTCCCTGATACTGAGTTTTGCTACCAGTCCTCTGGATATCTCCTCTCTTTCATCAAGCGTAAGCGCTAATCGATGCCGCTTTCGCACGGGAGGACGGTAGCCACCTGTCTGATGGATAGTGGGCATAATAGAAGAATGGTATCTGTCGAACATTCTGGCGATATCATGCAGAGAATCACCTTGCTTGTATCTGTCCCAGATAATCGCCTTTTGTTCTGGCGTGTAGTAAATGCGAGTTCTTCGTTTCATGGCAACGTCCCCCTTGATCAAGGATAGCGTTGCACCGACCCGTTGAACTCACAGCACTAAGCTGACTGTCAGATCTGATTGAGCCTAGAGTACAATAGGTGTCAGTGTAAGTTTGAACTAATACAAAAAAACCATAAAAAGCTATTCGTTACGAATTTTACATACTATTGTGATAAGAGTTGGTTGTGCAGTAGCGCTTATCCAGTCAAATAAACCGCTACCTCGGCGGTTTTTTTTCGTTTCTGGTGTCAAATGAGAGCATAGCCTCAGTT comes from Yersinia canariae and encodes:
- a CDS encoding TetR/AcrR family transcriptional regulator is translated as MVRRTRAEMEETRATLLATARKVFCEYGYAETSMDDLTAQAGLTRGALYHHFGDKKGLLTAVVEQIDEEMDQRLQGISSNAADPWEGFCNRCRAYLEMALEPEFQRIVLRDAKAVLGGSSPESQRYCVESMRCLIRNLIQHGVVDDVDPEGLASLIYGSLAEAAFWIAEGDESETRLTKAITALNLLLRGLRCTD
- a CDS encoding GNAT family N-acetyltransferase gives rise to the protein MSINVRTAQLSDIDGMFEVRTSVIENHLSREEMRQMGITEIVVADMIEKNHCAWVATENDKIIGFTMILPDEGCLFAAFVLPAYEGRGVGRRLVLLAEQELFKHHEIAWLETDKNSRAAKFYMQLGWGNETNINGTDIKLEKHRGI
- a CDS encoding IS30 family transposase gives rise to the protein MKRRTRIYYTPEQKAIIWDRYKQGDSLHDIARMFDRYHSSIMPTIHQTGGYRPPVRKRHRLALTLDEREEISRGLVAKLSIRDIAAKLSRAPSTISREVRRHGGARQYRAAKADTAAWENALRPKPCKLIESPTLCKIIAEKMHQDWSPEQIAGWLKRCYPDNQEMHVSHETIYKTLFIQTRGALKKELQQCLRSGRAVRRSRTSSLKGKGLGKIPNAIPISERPPEAADRAIPGHWEGDLIQGSKNSYIVTLVERHSRFVMLTKIRDNKTITVISALIRQARELPVELYKTLTWDRGAEMTSHTRFTVATDIQIYFCDPQSPWQRGSNENTNRLLRQYFPKGTDLSVHSQQRLNSVARQLNERPRKTLDYESPAERFNKCVASIS